In Planctomycetia bacterium, one DNA window encodes the following:
- a CDS encoding methyltransferase domain-containing protein, with protein MPSPSTHDVLQSHYEPNHRIAAAHGFHAYNCGYAPLNAPGTFTDFQRELVWRLLGNTTIPHDATVLDVGCGIGGPTRWIAQKFPAARVIGIEFLADSVRRARDAADPSIAFIQGDAQRIPFRDDSVDLLFNLESALHYPDKAAFLRECARVLRPGGTLCLGDITAVHKRFLAPIAWLNRAASSFNGAVLLWQAADYFHHLRETGFEIRSHENAAPAIARSLAQGLHDIAKRGWSAARGFRGRFFYLVALERMLRFGLLGYHLFQATLPPSPVRNPLESP; from the coding sequence ATGCCTTCGCCATCAACACACGATGTTCTGCAATCCCACTACGAGCCGAATCACCGCATCGCCGCCGCCCACGGCTTCCATGCCTACAACTGCGGGTACGCCCCTTTAAACGCTCCCGGCACGTTCACCGATTTTCAACGCGAACTCGTCTGGCGACTCCTCGGCAACACAACCATCCCACACGACGCAACCGTCCTCGATGTCGGCTGCGGGATCGGCGGCCCCACGCGATGGATCGCACAAAAATTCCCCGCCGCGCGCGTCATCGGCATCGAATTTCTCGCCGACAGCGTCCGACGCGCCCGCGATGCTGCCGATCCCTCCATCGCCTTCATCCAGGGAGACGCCCAGCGCATCCCGTTCCGCGATGACTCCGTCGATCTCCTTTTCAACCTCGAATCCGCCCTGCACTACCCCGACAAAGCCGCCTTCCTGCGAGAATGCGCGCGCGTCCTGCGACCCGGCGGAACCCTCTGCCTCGGCGACATCACCGCCGTGCACAAACGATTCCTCGCTCCCATTGCCTGGCTCAATCGAGCTGCATCCTCCTTCAACGGCGCCGTGCTGCTCTGGCAGGCCGCCGATTATTTCCATCACCTGCGCGAAACCGGATTTGAAATCCGATCCCACGAAAACGCCGCGCCGGCCATCGCACGGTCCCTGGCACAGGGTCTCCACGATATCGCCAAGCGAGGCTGGTCCGCCGCACGCGGCTTTCGCGGCCGGTTCTTCTATCTCGTCGCCCTCGAACGAATGTTGCGATTTGGCCTCCTCGGCTATCACCTCTTTCAGGCCACGCTCCCTCCTTCCCCGGTACGAAATCCACTCGAATCACCTTGA
- a CDS encoding dihydroorotate dehydrogenase, translating into MVDAEQQPDLSVRIGAVQLTNPVLTASGTCGYGEEYAPYMDLSRLGGFITKSVTVQARKGNAPQRIAETSGGMLNAIGLANVGLEAFVRDKLPYIATMGTAVFVNVAGHSIEEYVTICRRLDGEPALAGFELNVSCPNVSDGLLFGTDAGLLRELVSAVRPVVTRGSLVVKLSPNVTDIASTARAAVEGGADALSLVNTFVGMSVDIDSWRPKLANGSGGLSGPAIKPLAVHLVHRVYREVARERGVPIIGLGGISRWEDAVEFLLAGATAVAIGTALYVDPTTPLKIAEGLRAYLARRGLSSVGELTGQLIRPGEDGTVATAG; encoded by the coding sequence ATGGTGGACGCAGAGCAACAGCCAGATTTGTCAGTGCGAATCGGGGCGGTTCAGTTGACGAACCCGGTGCTGACGGCGTCGGGGACGTGCGGGTATGGGGAGGAGTACGCACCGTACATGGACTTGTCGCGGCTGGGGGGGTTCATCACCAAGAGCGTGACGGTGCAAGCGCGCAAGGGCAACGCGCCGCAGCGCATCGCGGAGACGAGCGGTGGGATGCTGAACGCGATCGGGCTGGCCAACGTGGGGCTGGAGGCGTTTGTTCGTGACAAGCTGCCGTACATCGCGACGATGGGAACGGCGGTGTTTGTGAATGTGGCGGGTCACAGCATCGAGGAGTACGTGACGATCTGCCGGCGGCTGGACGGGGAGCCGGCGCTGGCGGGCTTTGAATTGAACGTGTCGTGCCCGAATGTGTCGGACGGGTTGCTGTTCGGGACGGATGCGGGGTTGTTGCGCGAGCTGGTGAGCGCGGTGCGGCCGGTGGTGACGCGCGGGTCGCTGGTGGTGAAGCTGTCGCCGAATGTGACGGACATCGCCTCGACGGCGCGGGCCGCGGTGGAGGGCGGAGCGGACGCGCTGTCGCTGGTGAATACATTTGTAGGAATGTCGGTGGACATCGATTCGTGGCGGCCGAAGCTGGCGAACGGATCGGGCGGGCTGTCGGGTCCGGCGATCAAGCCGCTGGCGGTGCATCTGGTGCATCGGGTGTATCGGGAGGTGGCGCGGGAGCGGGGCGTTCCGATCATCGGGCTGGGTGGGATCAGTCGATGGGAGGACGCGGTGGAGTTTTTGCTGGCGGGTGCGACGGCGGTGGCGATCGGGACGGCGCTGTATGTTGATCCGACGACGCCGTTGAAGATCGCGGAGGGATTGCGCGCGTACCTGGCGCGTCGAGGGTTGTCGAGCGTGGGAGAGCTGACGGGTCAATTGATCCGCCCCGGCGAGGATGGAACGGTGGCGACGGCAGGTTGA
- a CDS encoding transglutaminase family protein yields the protein MSIQRLFAAWLCLAPTALLTCSKPQSSTPPRSEDEWYTVEMQGQRCGHMHSTQQQVGDEMHTRTAMTVEIVRGPAKIKITMDQRYRETMDGKPLGFESEMLMGQMPVKQKGTVADVKITLVTDQMGASHTNTYDFDPECKFAWGLLLEQRARGIKPGMKFTVKTYEPSVRADGPVEVTFNVEDKEKVDVRGTKRELYRVTSTLQMQVPVQTTMWVDEEAKPIVSNMNLGFMEVRIVQSTKEEALKTDGVKGPEMFFSTFVSSDKKIPAKAKSVVLKLTVPKDGDPLPDMPDTGMQSFKRVNDHEATLTIRRLDWKKLREIAASEDGRASAEKEMSEFLQASAMVNTGDARIKRLAKRAVKDAKTPAEQADALREYVTTYVKNKGLDVGFATASEVAKTRAGDCSEHAVLLAALARAAGLPSRGVSGIVQIPWSEMPNGAESAFGYHMWTQVFIGGQWVDIDAAMRQTDCDPTHIALSLMPLNDEALGQSVMSLLPLMGRLKIEVVKIEE from the coding sequence ATGAGCATTCAACGCCTGTTCGCGGCATGGTTGTGTCTGGCGCCCACGGCGCTGCTGACCTGTTCGAAGCCGCAGTCCAGCACGCCGCCGCGATCGGAGGACGAATGGTACACCGTCGAAATGCAGGGCCAGCGATGCGGCCACATGCACTCGACACAGCAGCAGGTCGGCGATGAGATGCACACGCGGACGGCCATGACGGTGGAGATCGTGCGCGGCCCGGCGAAGATCAAGATCACCATGGACCAGCGCTACCGGGAAACGATGGATGGCAAGCCGCTCGGCTTCGAGAGCGAAATGCTGATGGGCCAGATGCCGGTGAAGCAGAAGGGGACGGTGGCCGACGTCAAGATCACGCTCGTGACCGATCAGATGGGCGCGTCGCATACGAATACGTACGACTTCGACCCGGAGTGCAAGTTCGCGTGGGGCCTGCTGCTCGAGCAGCGCGCGCGGGGAATCAAGCCGGGGATGAAGTTCACGGTGAAGACGTATGAGCCGTCGGTCCGCGCGGACGGGCCGGTGGAGGTGACGTTCAACGTCGAGGACAAGGAAAAAGTTGACGTGCGGGGGACGAAGCGCGAGTTGTACCGCGTGACCAGCACGCTCCAGATGCAGGTGCCGGTGCAAACAACGATGTGGGTGGACGAAGAGGCCAAACCGATCGTTTCCAACATGAACCTCGGGTTCATGGAGGTGCGAATCGTTCAATCAACGAAGGAAGAGGCCCTGAAGACGGACGGCGTGAAAGGACCGGAGATGTTCTTCAGCACGTTTGTGTCGTCCGACAAGAAGATCCCCGCGAAAGCCAAGTCGGTGGTGCTGAAGCTGACGGTGCCCAAAGACGGCGATCCGCTGCCCGACATGCCGGACACGGGGATGCAGTCGTTCAAGCGGGTGAACGACCATGAAGCGACGCTGACGATCCGCCGGCTGGATTGGAAAAAGCTTCGCGAGATCGCCGCAAGCGAGGATGGCAGGGCCTCCGCCGAAAAGGAGATGAGCGAGTTTCTCCAGGCTTCGGCGATGGTGAACACGGGCGACGCGCGGATCAAGCGATTGGCGAAACGCGCGGTGAAGGATGCGAAGACCCCGGCGGAGCAAGCCGACGCGCTGCGCGAATATGTGACAACCTATGTGAAGAACAAGGGCCTCGACGTCGGATTCGCCACGGCGAGCGAAGTGGCGAAAACGCGGGCGGGTGATTGCAGCGAACACGCCGTGCTGCTGGCGGCGCTGGCGCGGGCGGCGGGCCTGCCGTCGCGCGGGGTGAGCGGAATCGTGCAGATTCCGTGGAGCGAAATGCCCAACGGAGCCGAGAGCGCGTTCGGCTATCACATGTGGACGCAAGTCTTCATCGGCGGACAATGGGTGGACATCGATGCGGCGATGCGTCAGACCGATTGCGACCCGACGCACATCGCTCTGTCGCTGATGCCGCTGAACGACGAGGCCCTGGGGCAGTCGGTGATGTCACTGCTGCCGCTGATGGGCCGGCTGAAGATCGAAGTCGTCAAGATCGAGGAATAG
- a CDS encoding NAD(P)-dependent oxidoreductase: MRIALTGATGFLGRYIVQRLAASGHALRCWRRAESDASGLGNAVGAIEWVAGGLGEPDGFVDYCRGADAVVHGALARAAGTGFRAAADAGFEEFIRLNLLGSLMLMRAARAAGVPRFVFISTCAVHEVILADRPLDEAHPLWATSHYGAHKAAIEKFVHSFGLGEGWPICAVRPTGIYGVAHPPQRSKWYDLVQRVVRGESVHCERGGKEVHAADVAKAVEILLVAPEESIRGQAFNCYDQYVADYTVAKLAAQSSGSRSTITGCAPLPKNQIAVDKLMKLGMSFGGDARLRETVNQLVNHARIDSSA; the protein is encoded by the coding sequence ATGCGCATCGCCCTCACCGGCGCGACGGGCTTTCTCGGCCGTTACATCGTTCAACGCCTGGCCGCATCGGGCCACGCGCTTCGCTGCTGGCGACGTGCGGAGTCGGACGCAAGCGGACTGGGCAACGCGGTCGGCGCGATCGAATGGGTCGCCGGCGGACTGGGCGAACCCGACGGATTCGTCGATTACTGCCGCGGTGCCGATGCCGTCGTCCATGGCGCGCTGGCACGGGCCGCGGGCACGGGCTTTCGCGCGGCGGCCGACGCGGGATTCGAGGAGTTCATTCGCCTCAACCTGCTTGGCTCGCTCATGCTGATGCGCGCAGCGCGGGCGGCGGGTGTGCCGCGATTTGTCTTCATCTCGACCTGCGCCGTGCACGAAGTCATCCTCGCCGATCGACCGCTCGACGAGGCGCACCCGCTCTGGGCGACTTCGCATTACGGCGCGCACAAAGCCGCGATTGAAAAATTCGTGCATAGTTTCGGACTGGGCGAAGGCTGGCCGATCTGTGCCGTGCGGCCGACGGGGATTTACGGCGTCGCACATCCTCCGCAGCGAAGCAAATGGTACGATCTGGTGCAGCGGGTCGTGCGAGGCGAGTCCGTCCACTGCGAGCGCGGCGGCAAGGAAGTCCACGCGGCCGACGTCGCGAAAGCCGTGGAGATTCTGCTGGTCGCGCCCGAGGAGTCGATTCGCGGCCAGGCTTTCAATTGCTATGACCAGTACGTGGCGGACTACACGGTGGCGAAGCTGGCGGCGCAATCGAGCGGCAGCCGCTCGACAATCACCGGCTGCGCCCCGTTGCCGAAGAATCAAATCGCTGTCGACAAGCTCATGAAGCTGGGCATGTCTTTCGGCGGCGATGCCCGGCTGCGTGAAACGGTAAACCAATTGGTGAATCATGCACGGATCGATTCGTCCGCGTGA
- a CDS encoding beta-propeller domain-containing protein codes for MMSLPLDLCARLASLIRPVRFGVPALACALLLAGAACDTVRLTGSGNIAPSQFGFGNDAAPASAEAAQTESVARDIEEADVVKVVGNRVYVLNRYKGLIIIDVSDADHPAVLGTFDLRGRGVEMYVVGSRVFALLSADFFFYANVLPALGGAEPGVAVGPPLVPQSRQPDFEGSQLAIVDVSDPTQPESEGKINLVGYASQSRRVGDVIYVVGTSLAAGQSDGDTPSSQDAAFVVSTNAFVASVNVADPSNPVPVQRETFEGDNAVIHVSTTTIFAGSSEYDFDTGDVSTRITAIDISDPAGAINVRGDVLVPGMIRNRFYMDEFDGVLRVVTQSTGFGFRDVTLYTYDVTDLDDILPLGSVDIIQNESLEAVRFDGPRGYAVTFFRVDPLFVLDLSDPANPAVTGELEVPGWSTHIEPRGDRLIAVGIDDTDGQRPAVAYYDVSDPSSPQQLARVILGPPGSYTESEATYDEKAFKVVDELNLIAIPFRHVEYPAGPTPVPGGPTPFNDSPPGAGEGSDSSSPGSAAEINQPICQNAVQLVDFSDTALVQRGLFEHRGRVERVGVIDGRVFALSQASFQTVNIADRDAPTSAGVADFFTGEEMPYYADDCGYLYYGGIDEEFGQGGTLAQLLASLLNNCGATGVLPLAGLVAGFVGMTRARRRRIQR; via the coding sequence ATGATGTCACTCCCGCTTGATCTCTGCGCCCGCCTCGCTTCTCTCATTCGCCCCGTTCGGTTCGGCGTGCCCGCGCTGGCCTGCGCGTTACTACTGGCCGGCGCGGCCTGCGACACCGTGCGCCTGACCGGCTCCGGAAACATCGCCCCCAGCCAGTTCGGCTTCGGGAACGACGCCGCGCCCGCATCGGCCGAGGCCGCCCAGACCGAATCCGTCGCCCGCGACATCGAAGAGGCCGACGTGGTCAAGGTCGTCGGCAATCGGGTCTATGTGCTGAATCGCTACAAAGGACTTATTATCATCGACGTCTCCGATGCCGATCACCCGGCGGTGCTCGGCACGTTTGACCTGCGCGGCCGCGGCGTCGAGATGTACGTCGTCGGCTCGCGCGTCTTTGCCCTGCTTAGCGCCGACTTCTTCTTCTACGCCAACGTGCTCCCCGCCCTGGGCGGCGCCGAGCCGGGCGTCGCCGTCGGCCCCCCGCTCGTGCCCCAGAGCCGACAGCCCGACTTTGAAGGCAGCCAGCTCGCCATCGTCGATGTCAGCGATCCGACCCAGCCGGAGTCCGAAGGCAAGATCAACCTCGTCGGCTACGCCAGCCAGAGCCGACGCGTCGGCGACGTGATCTACGTCGTCGGCACCAGCCTCGCCGCCGGGCAGTCCGATGGCGACACCCCCTCGTCGCAGGATGCCGCGTTCGTCGTCTCGACCAATGCCTTTGTCGCCTCGGTCAACGTCGCCGACCCGTCCAACCCCGTGCCTGTGCAACGCGAGACCTTCGAGGGCGACAACGCCGTCATTCACGTCTCCACCACGACCATCTTCGCGGGCAGCAGCGAGTACGACTTCGACACCGGCGACGTCTCCACGCGCATCACCGCGATCGACATCTCCGATCCCGCCGGCGCGATCAACGTCCGCGGCGACGTGCTCGTCCCCGGCATGATCCGCAACCGCTTCTACATGGACGAATTCGACGGCGTGCTGCGCGTCGTCACGCAATCCACCGGCTTCGGGTTCCGCGACGTGACGCTCTATACCTACGACGTGACCGACCTCGATGACATCCTCCCCCTCGGCAGCGTCGACATCATCCAGAACGAATCGCTTGAAGCCGTGCGCTTCGACGGACCGCGCGGCTACGCCGTCACCTTCTTCCGCGTCGATCCGCTCTTTGTCCTCGATCTCTCCGACCCCGCCAATCCCGCCGTCACCGGCGAACTCGAAGTACCCGGCTGGTCCACGCACATCGAGCCGCGCGGCGATCGACTCATCGCCGTCGGCATCGACGACACCGACGGGCAGCGACCGGCCGTCGCCTACTACGACGTGTCCGACCCGAGCAGCCCGCAGCAACTCGCGCGCGTCATCCTCGGCCCGCCGGGTTCGTACACCGAATCCGAAGCCACCTACGACGAGAAGGCCTTCAAGGTCGTGGACGAGTTGAACCTCATCGCGATTCCCTTCCGCCACGTCGAGTACCCCGCCGGGCCGACCCCGGTTCCGGGCGGTCCGACGCCGTTCAACGATTCGCCTCCTGGCGCGGGCGAAGGCTCCGATTCATCAAGCCCCGGCTCGGCAGCGGAGATCAACCAACCTATCTGCCAGAACGCCGTGCAACTGGTCGACTTCTCCGACACGGCCCTTGTCCAGCGCGGCCTGTTCGAGCATCGCGGCCGCGTCGAACGCGTCGGCGTCATTGACGGTCGCGTCTTCGCGCTGTCGCAGGCCTCTTTCCAGACGGTGAACATCGCCGACCGCGATGCGCCCACGTCCGCCGGAGTGGCCGACTTCTTCACCGGCGAAGAGATGCCCTACTACGCCGACGACTGTGGGTACCTCTACTATGGCGGCATCGACGAAGAATTCGGCCAGGGCGGTACGCTTGCGCAACTGCTCGCGTCGCTGTTGAACAATTGCGGCGCGACCGGCGTCTTGCCGCTGGCGGGCCTCGTCGCGGGATTTGTCGGGATGACCCGCGCACGACGGCGACGTATTCAGCGATAA
- a CDS encoding 4a-hydroxytetrahydrobiopterin dehydratase: protein MSDLANQQCVPCKGGVPPMQPDAVRAMLSQLDGWAAENNHHLVRSFPFPNFVTALAFVNRVGELAEQQGHHPDIHLAWGMVRITIWTHKIDGLTESDFILAAKIDKLPR, encoded by the coding sequence ATGTCCGACCTCGCCAATCAGCAATGCGTCCCCTGCAAAGGCGGCGTGCCTCCCATGCAGCCCGATGCCGTCCGCGCCATGCTCTCCCAGCTCGACGGCTGGGCCGCGGAGAACAACCACCACCTTGTGAGGTCGTTTCCCTTTCCGAACTTCGTCACCGCCCTTGCATTCGTCAATCGCGTTGGCGAGCTCGCGGAACAGCAAGGCCACCACCCCGACATCCACCTCGCATGGGGCATGGTCCGTATCACCATCTGGACCCACAAGATCGACGGCCTCACCGAGAGCGACTTCATCCTCGCCGCAAAGATCGACAAACTGCCCCGATAA
- a CDS encoding rRNA pseudouridine synthase, producing the protein MPRERIQKILAAAGFGSRRSCEQLVLDGRVSINGQTLHELPALADLATDRIAVDGKLVQAEQTVYYLLNKPPGVLCTNNDPSGRTRACDLLRGVRERIFPVGRLDADSMGLLIMTNDGALAQKLTHPRYGVPKTYRAEIAGVPTDADLARLRSGVWLSEGKTAPAQVRMVHRQRDHAILEITLREGRNREIRRMLAKLGHNVRRLVRISVGKLSIHKLGVGAYRKLTPDEIKYLRALADKVPDHAAHERIAPRRSPSRAPRTGPLRHSKAAPTRATRSDAPRDPRKSSRNASADTYPRRGAGHRSAANQGTSRRDTPKPRSTPRKRRIIGPS; encoded by the coding sequence ATGCCACGCGAACGCATTCAAAAAATTCTCGCCGCCGCCGGATTCGGTTCTCGCCGAAGCTGCGAGCAACTCGTCCTCGACGGCCGCGTCAGCATCAACGGGCAGACGCTCCACGAACTACCCGCCCTGGCGGACCTGGCCACCGATCGCATCGCCGTGGATGGCAAGCTCGTTCAAGCCGAGCAAACCGTCTATTACCTCCTGAACAAGCCGCCCGGCGTCCTCTGCACCAACAACGATCCATCCGGCCGCACCCGCGCCTGCGACCTGTTGCGCGGCGTGCGCGAGCGCATCTTCCCCGTCGGCCGGCTCGATGCCGATTCGATGGGGCTGCTCATCATGACTAATGACGGAGCGCTGGCACAAAAACTGACCCACCCGCGCTACGGCGTGCCAAAAACCTACCGCGCCGAAATCGCCGGCGTCCCGACCGACGCCGACCTCGCCAGGCTGCGCTCCGGCGTCTGGCTCTCCGAGGGCAAGACCGCGCCCGCACAGGTCCGCATGGTTCACCGCCAGCGCGATCACGCCATCCTCGAAATCACACTCCGCGAGGGACGCAATCGCGAAATCCGACGAATGCTCGCCAAGCTCGGCCACAACGTCCGCCGACTCGTCCGCATCAGCGTCGGCAAGCTGTCCATTCACAAGCTCGGCGTCGGCGCCTACCGCAAACTCACGCCCGACGAAATCAAGTACCTTCGCGCCCTGGCGGACAAAGTCCCCGATCACGCCGCCCACGAACGAATCGCCCCCCGCCGCAGCCCTTCACGCGCCCCGCGCACCGGCCCCTTGCGCCATTCAAAGGCCGCTCCGACGCGCGCCACGCGTTCCGACGCGCCGCGCGACCCGCGCAAGTCGTCGCGCAATGCCTCGGCTGATACTTACCCGCGACGAGGTGCCGGCCACCGTTCGGCCGCGAATCAAGGCACCTCGCGCCGCGATACGCCGAAGCCGCGATCCACCCCACGCAAACGCCGCATCATCGGCCCTTCCTGA
- a CDS encoding alkaline phosphatase family protein — protein sequence MSGANTTNGDGACFKRVLLIGLDGATFDVLGPLMDQGIMPHLKALTAGGVWGELESTRPPITPAAWTTFMTGKGPGKHGIIDFLRYDVEANRLVFNNNQRISQKTIWSILSDKNYRVGSINVPMTFPPEEVNGFMISGFDTPTGQDFTYPKELQAEILSRYPDYTHEKKWERKALGGDKVFAQNLRYICDSFERGYELSRFCGDKYGWDVLMVLFKLVDNLQHKAWRYLDPRTRHLDPKRTQLTIDCFAALDRVLGKLRTLADEHGATILIMSDHGHGSLDGKAQPNLLLAKWGYLALRNGAAKAQTRAGIWWKRLVGSRNGAGKGSKLDHDLAFDASRTRACVLHAGIYGFLYINLKGRQPDGIVEPRDYEALRREIRDKLLAATCKDRDGKTMNIFTDVFVTEELYGCNRQDHPWMPDLLLAPADGLAVIKKIRGSSPVRWVPLDRLEGTHRLDGIFVANGPGVRGGRKIRAHIADIAPTLIAGLGERVPNDMEGHVIQELFDKPVHVRYEPPRERRIDETAPVLSKSQLEEVASRLGDLGYLD from the coding sequence ATGTCCGGTGCAAACACGACCAACGGTGACGGCGCCTGTTTCAAACGGGTGCTCCTGATCGGCCTCGACGGCGCGACCTTCGACGTGCTCGGCCCGCTCATGGATCAGGGCATCATGCCGCATCTGAAGGCGCTCACGGCCGGCGGGGTCTGGGGCGAGTTGGAATCGACCCGCCCGCCGATCACGCCCGCCGCCTGGACGACCTTCATGACCGGCAAAGGCCCGGGCAAGCACGGCATTATCGACTTTCTTCGATATGATGTGGAGGCCAACCGGCTCGTTTTCAACAACAATCAGCGCATCAGCCAGAAGACCATCTGGAGCATCTTGAGCGACAAGAACTACCGCGTCGGCTCGATCAACGTGCCGATGACCTTCCCCCCCGAGGAGGTCAACGGGTTCATGATCTCCGGCTTCGACACACCGACCGGGCAGGACTTTACCTACCCGAAGGAACTCCAGGCCGAAATCCTCTCGCGCTACCCCGACTACACCCACGAGAAAAAATGGGAGCGCAAGGCCCTCGGCGGCGACAAGGTCTTCGCCCAGAATCTCCGCTACATTTGCGACAGCTTCGAACGCGGCTACGAGCTCTCCCGCTTCTGCGGCGACAAGTACGGCTGGGACGTGCTCATGGTCCTGTTCAAGCTGGTCGACAACCTCCAGCACAAGGCCTGGCGCTACCTCGACCCGCGCACGCGCCACCTCGACCCGAAACGAACGCAGCTCACGATCGACTGCTTCGCCGCGCTGGATCGCGTCCTGGGCAAGCTCCGCACGTTGGCCGACGAACACGGCGCGACCATCCTCATCATGTCCGACCACGGGCACGGCAGCCTCGACGGCAAGGCCCAACCCAACCTGCTGCTCGCCAAATGGGGCTACCTCGCCCTGCGCAACGGTGCGGCCAAGGCCCAGACCCGCGCCGGCATCTGGTGGAAGCGGCTTGTCGGTTCGCGCAACGGCGCCGGCAAAGGCAGCAAGCTCGATCACGATCTTGCTTTTGATGCCTCGCGCACCCGCGCTTGCGTCCTGCACGCCGGCATCTACGGTTTTCTCTACATCAATCTCAAAGGACGCCAGCCAGACGGCATCGTCGAACCGCGTGACTACGAAGCGCTGCGGCGCGAAATCCGCGACAAGCTCCTCGCCGCGACCTGCAAGGATCGCGACGGCAAGACCATGAACATCTTTACCGATGTCTTCGTCACCGAGGAACTCTACGGCTGCAATCGGCAGGATCACCCGTGGATGCCGGACCTGCTTCTCGCCCCCGCCGACGGACTCGCGGTTATCAAGAAGATCCGCGGCTCGTCGCCCGTGCGATGGGTGCCGCTCGACCGGCTCGAGGGCACGCACCGCCTCGACGGCATCTTTGTCGCCAACGGCCCGGGCGTCCGAGGCGGGCGAAAAATTCGCGCGCACATCGCCGACATCGCTCCGACCCTCATCGCCGGACTCGGCGAGCGTGTCCCGAACGACATGGAAGGCCACGTCATTCAGGAACTGTTCGACAAGCCCGTTCACGTCCGCTACGAGCCGCCTCGCGAACGCCGCATCGACGAAACCGCCCCCGTCCTTAGTAAGTCCCAGCTCGAAGAAGTCGCCAGCCGCCTCGGAGACCTCGGCTACCTCGATTGA
- the queA gene encoding tRNA preQ1(34) S-adenosylmethionine ribosyltransferase-isomerase QueA gives MRTQLLQFDLPPDRIAQAPCHPRDAARLMVLDRATGEIQHRIFRDLTEFLRPADLLVRNVSRVLPARFTARRATGASLDALLVRADAPDQWTILLTGAGRLRPGESLELVGSDARITLLERLERGLCQVALSPPQEAEPLLARIGRAPLPPYIRRAKAAADPRDASDRDDYQTVYARETGSVAAPTAGMHFTPDLLDRLRAAGVNTADLILHVGLGTFAPVEVDDLDHHPMHTESYDLPDSTVRAVDAARRAGGRVFAVGTTTVRVLETVAAHVAASSNQGDPSREPAQGSEQLATLRPMAGTTNILIQPPWNFRAVDALITNFHLPGSTLLALVAAFAGLDRILNAYRIAIDNDYRFFSYGDAMLII, from the coding sequence ATACGTACCCAACTCCTCCAGTTTGACCTGCCCCCCGACCGAATCGCCCAGGCCCCGTGCCACCCACGCGACGCCGCACGACTCATGGTCCTCGACCGCGCCACCGGGGAAATCCAGCACCGCATCTTCCGTGACCTGACGGAATTCCTACGGCCCGCTGATCTCCTGGTTCGAAACGTCTCCCGCGTCCTCCCGGCTCGTTTCACCGCGCGCCGCGCCACCGGAGCGAGCCTCGATGCACTCTTGGTCCGCGCCGACGCACCCGATCAGTGGACCATCCTCCTGACCGGCGCCGGCCGACTTCGACCGGGCGAATCACTCGAACTCGTCGGCTCCGACGCGCGCATCACGCTCCTGGAACGACTCGAACGCGGACTGTGCCAAGTCGCCCTGTCACCCCCGCAGGAAGCCGAACCGCTTCTGGCACGAATCGGCCGCGCGCCGCTGCCGCCCTACATCCGCCGAGCCAAGGCCGCCGCCGACCCGCGCGACGCGTCCGATCGCGATGACTATCAAACCGTCTACGCCCGCGAGACCGGCTCCGTCGCTGCACCCACCGCCGGCATGCATTTCACGCCCGATCTCTTGGATCGCCTTCGGGCCGCTGGCGTTAACACCGCCGATCTCATTCTCCATGTCGGCCTCGGCACCTTCGCACCCGTCGAAGTCGACGATCTCGATCACCACCCCATGCACACCGAATCGTACGATCTCCCTGATTCGACCGTCCGCGCCGTCGACGCCGCCCGGCGCGCCGGGGGTCGCGTCTTCGCCGTCGGAACGACGACCGTCCGCGTGCTGGAAACCGTCGCCGCGCACGTCGCCGCCTCCTCGAACCAAGGGGACCCTTCTCGCGAGCCTGCGCAAGGAAGCGAGCAACTTGCGACGCTGCGCCCGATGGCAGGGACGACAAACATTCTGATTCAGCCCCCATGGAACTTCCGCGCCGTCGACGCCCTGATCACAAACTTCCACCTCCCCGGAAGCACCTTGCTCGCCCTTGTCGCCGCGTTTGCCGGTCTGGACCGCATCCTCAACGCCTATCGCATTGCCATCGATAACGATTACCGCTTCTTCAGCTATGGCGACGCGATGTTGATTATCTGA